The window AACAAAATAAGAAATAAGATAACATTTCTCAGAAAATGACTAAGCATATGCATCAGGATTCTGAAGGAGATAGGCTTCTACTGCTTTGTACATTCCCAATACTTTTTCCTTGCCTGCTTTGATTTCTTCTTCCTTCAGCTTGAAATCGCCCTCTGTATAGTACGTGCTCGTCACCTTAGAGATGGAACCACCATCAGGTGACTGCTCGAACTTCACCTCATAAGTTATTTTTTCTAGTTTTTCTACCAAGGCGTCGCCTTCAATCAACGCGTATTTGTAAATAAATTTCTCCTCATTAAGCTCATCAATCCTATACTTAATGGACTTAAAGTTGCCACCTGCAGAAAAGAA is drawn from Lycium barbarum isolate Lr01 chromosome 8, ASM1917538v2, whole genome shotgun sequence and contains these coding sequences:
- the LOC132605469 gene encoding major strawberry allergen Fra a 1-2-like; protein product: MAITSFTDEYTSPVPPSRIFKASIVDSHNLMPKLMPQAIKSIEFVQGNGGAGSIKQINFPEGGNFKSIKYRIDELNEEKFIYKYALIEGDALVEKLEKITYEVKFEQSPDGGSISKVTSTYYTEGDFKLKEEEIKAGKEKVLGMYKAVEAYLLQNPDAYA